GAGGGAAGCTACGTGACTCTCCTGACGCCCTCTCCGGTGTCGTTTTCGTCCGATTCCGGATGCACCCTTTTTTTGAAGACGGGCCATCTGGAAAAAGGCGATCCCCGGGAAACGATTGTTTCAACCCGGGACGCTCCCTGGTTTCCGGGGCTGGTCGAAGGGTTGTCGGTGATGCCGCTTTTCCGGTCGGGCACCCGGAACACGGCTCTCGTGCGCTGGGCACCGGGAACCCATTTTCAGTCCCATCGCCATTATGGAGGGGAGGAAATTCTGGTCCTCGAAGGGGTGTTCGAAGACGAACACGGACGATACGGCCCCGGAACCTGGATGAGAAGCCCCCATCTGAGCCAGCACCAACCGTTCAGTCAGGAAGGATGTCTCATTTTCGTCAAGACGGGCCATCTGTCCCCCGGAGAGAACCCATGAAGGCGTATGTGATCGATCATGTTGCGGACGACCCGGGACACGCCCTCCGTGCGGTGGAGAAAAACCCGCCTCTCCCGGGGCCGGGGGAAGTCCGGGTCCGGATGCGTTCCGCATCCCTGAATTTCCGGGACCTTCGCATTTTCCGGGGGCAATATCGTCCTTCTCTTCCCTTGCCGCTCGTTCCCCTTTCGGACGGATGCGGGATTGTCGAAGCGATCGGGGACCATGTCCGGGAATTCATTCCCGGAGACCGGGTGGCGACCACGTTTTTCCAGGATGCACCCTCCGGGGGAAGCCCGGCCTCGTCGTCCCGGGTCACTCTGGGTTGCGAGCGGGACGGCGTGTTGTCCGAATGGGTGACGGTTCCGGCGTCCGGTCTTGTTCCTGTTCCGGATCATCTGTCCGACAGCGAGGCCTCCACGCTGACCTGCGCCGGCTTGACCGCCTGGAATGCCCTGATGGAAGGCGATTCCGTGCGTCCGGGGGAAGTGGTCCTGATCCAGGGAACAGGAGGTGTTTCGATCTTTGCCCTGCAGTTCGCCAGGCTGTCCGGCTGCCGCACGATTGTTCTCTCCCGCCACGACGAAAAGCTCGAACGGGCCAGAAAGCTTGGAGCCTCCGAAACCATCAATATCCGGGCCTGTCCACAGTGGGAACAGGAGGTTCTGAAACGGACGGATGGACGGGGTGTGGACCGGGTGATTGAAGTGACGGGAGGAGAAAGTCTCCCCCGTTCGCTGGAAGCGACCCGGACCGGAGGACAGATCCAGGTCATCGGGGTCCTTTCGGGCGTCGAATCCCGGGTTTCGCTTCTTCCCGTCCTGATGAAGGAAATCCGGTTGCGGGGACTTCTGGTGGGAGACCGCCCGATGTTTCTCCGCATGAACCGGGCGGTGGAGGCAAACCGTCTGATTCCCGTGGTCGACAGGATTTTTTCGTTCGAAGAAGCGGTGGAAGCCTACCGGATGCTCGACCGGGGCGCTGCCTTCGGAAAGCTCGTCGTCCGGATCGCCGATCCCTGACGGTCAGGAATCCGAGAACCGCCGGAAGGAGTCTTCCTCCGACCAGACGCCGCCGCGCCGCAGAAGATCGTCCAGAGCCGGCAGGCTTCGTTCCACGCACGCCCGTCCCTCCCGGATCGCTTCGTCGGACCGGTGATAGTCCAGAAGCCCGATGTGAGACAGGTGCGGGGCCAGGGTGAGATCGGAGGGATCCCCCGCCATCCGGCTTCGGGTGATGCGATCCTGCATGATATTGATCGCCCCGGTGACAACTTCAAGAAGCCCGGGAGGAATAGGCTCGGGTTCGCTCTCCGTGTCCAAAGGGGTGTCTTCCCCTCTTTTTTTCCGGAACGGAAGCGCCAGTTTTTCCCACAGATCCCGGTTGGAAGTCGATTTTTTCCCGTCCCGGGAATCGACAGGGCCGTACCGGTTGCGCCCGAGAAGATCTCCGTTCAGGTTGACCGCGACCACGATGTCCGCGCCGAGCGCCCGGCAGAGAGACACCGGGACCGGATTGACCAGTCCGCCATCCACCAGCCAGCGCCCGTCATGATGGACGGGATTCAGGAGCCCGGGAAAGGCGATGGAGGGAGAGATGGCGGACAGGAGAGGTCCTTTCCGGAGCCAGACCTCCTGTCCGGTGTCGAGATCGGTGGCGATCGATCCGAAGCGTTTGGGCAGGTCCTCGATCCGGGTTTCCGCGAGGGCCTGCCCAAAAATCTCTCCGAGATATTTTTCGCTCTGAATCGATTCGGAGCGCATGAACGACCGGACCATGTATCCCACCACATCGACCCGCTTGAGCTCACGGATCCAGGCTTCCAGCCGGTCCATGCATCCGGTGGCCGCGGCGGCTCCCACGAGAGCGCCCACCGAACTGCCGCACACGATGTCCGGGACGATGCCCTGTTCCTCGAGAGAGCGCAGAATACCGATATGGGCCCATCCCCGGGCGGAACCGCTTCCCAGGGCGATGCCGATGCGGGATTTTTTGACCGACGGTCTCTTGTGCGCCATGTTCAGATGTGTTTTCCGGACAAAACACCGGCGGTTGTCGTTGGGGAGGGGGACCGGCTTTTTCTCCAGTCCATAAAGAGATCCAGAATCCGGCTGTCCAGGGCTTTGTTTCTCATGTCTTCCATGATGGAAAACGCCTGGTCGTCCGAAAGGGCTTTCCGGTAGGGCCGCTCTTCCGTCAGGGCGTCGAAGATATCGGCGATGGTGATGATCCGGGTTTCGACCGGAATGTTTTCCGCACGAAGCCCCCGGGGATAGCCGCCACCGTCGAGACGTTCGTGATGCGCCCCCGCGATGAACGACAACTCCCGGAAAACGCCGATCCGGACCAGAATTTCTTCCGTGTAGCGCGCGTGATTCTTGACCATTTCGAATTCCTCTCCCGACAGACGGCCCGGTTTGTCGAGGATGGTGTTGCTGATGCCGAGCTTGCCCACGTCGTGCAGGAAGCCGCCTCGCCGGATCCAGCGGCAACGGTCTTCCGGCAGGTCGAGCTCTTTCGACAGGGCATAGGTGAAATCTCCCACGCGCTGGCTGTGTCCATACGTGTAAGGACTTTTCGCGTCGATGATTTTTCCGAAGGCCCGGGACACCTGATCCAGCCGGTCATCGTCTGCCGGGCGGGCGTGTTCCAGAGGTTCCATCTCCATGACGATGGATTCGAGATCCGGGGAAAAAAGCTCTTCCCAGAGTGCAAGATTTCTGGAGACGCGGTCAAAGGTCTCCACGAGCGCGGGGTCGAACCAGCTTCCCCGCCGCTTGCGGATCTCCCCGATGGCGCGTTCCGGCGATCCATCGTAGGAAAAAACATCCGCGACCTGGGACAGGAGGGCGATGCGCGAAAGAAGGGGAATGTCCTCTCCCTTCAATCCCCTGGGACGTCCTTTTCCGTTCCAGTGCTCGTCGAGGCAGCGGATCCCGTGGGCGATATCGTCGTTGAACCCCATCTCCGTGGCGATGGATGCTCCGCGTTCGCAGCGGGCCATAAACATCTCGGTCGCCAGATCTTCCCCGTGCATGGCAAGGTTCACGATCTTCGCGATTTTTTCCCGCAAGGGGTGTCCCATGGCGGTGTTCGTAAAAACGAACTTCGCGACCTGAACAAGGCTGTCGGTGTCGACCGTCTTGAAGTTTTTCTTGGTGATCCGGTCGTCGGA
This portion of the Leptospirillum ferriphilum genome encodes:
- a CDS encoding zinc-dependent alcohol dehydrogenase family protein; translated protein: MKAYVIDHVADDPGHALRAVEKNPPLPGPGEVRVRMRSASLNFRDLRIFRGQYRPSLPLPLVPLSDGCGIVEAIGDHVREFIPGDRVATTFFQDAPSGGSPASSSRVTLGCERDGVLSEWVTVPASGLVPVPDHLSDSEASTLTCAGLTAWNALMEGDSVRPGEVVLIQGTGGVSIFALQFARLSGCRTIVLSRHDEKLERARKLGASETINIRACPQWEQEVLKRTDGRGVDRVIEVTGGESLPRSLEATRTGGQIQVIGVLSGVESRVSLLPVLMKEIRLRGLLVGDRPMFLRMNRAVEANRLIPVVDRIFSFEEAVEAYRMLDRGAAFGKLVVRIADP
- a CDS encoding cupin domain-containing protein codes for the protein MTQAMESGERRVLDTRTLPWRETPGATYAEKVLEEGEEGPTARRTSILRLGPGGVFPGSGFVLGAEIFVLEGLLRCGDVRLPEGSYVTLLTPSPVSFSSDSGCTLFLKTGHLEKGDPRETIVSTRDAPWFPGLVEGLSVMPLFRSGTRNTALVRWAPGTHFQSHRHYGGEEILVLEGVFEDEHGRYGPGTWMRSPHLSQHQPFSQEGCLIFVKTGHLSPGENP
- a CDS encoding patatin-like phospholipase family protein, whose translation is MAHKRPSVKKSRIGIALGSGSARGWAHIGILRSLEEQGIVPDIVCGSSVGALVGAAAATGCMDRLEAWIRELKRVDVVGYMVRSFMRSESIQSEKYLGEIFGQALAETRIEDLPKRFGSIATDLDTGQEVWLRKGPLLSAISPSIAFPGLLNPVHHDGRWLVDGGLVNPVPVSLCRALGADIVVAVNLNGDLLGRNRYGPVDSRDGKKSTSNRDLWEKLALPFRKKRGEDTPLDTESEPEPIPPGLLEVVTGAINIMQDRITRSRMAGDPSDLTLAPHLSHIGLLDYHRSDEAIREGRACVERSLPALDDLLRRGGVWSEEDSFRRFSDS
- a CDS encoding HD-GYP domain-containing protein, which translates into the protein MEDLETAGAHPDNSFNTGRTVRFSEVVASFTYALDMTEGQPPGHCLRSCRIGMEIGRHLNLSSRDLWNLFYAILLKDAGCSSNAARLFELYSSDDRITKKNFKTVDTDSLVQVAKFVFTNTAMGHPLREKIAKIVNLAMHGEDLATEMFMARCERGASIATEMGFNDDIAHGIRCLDEHWNGKGRPRGLKGEDIPLLSRIALLSQVADVFSYDGSPERAIGEIRKRRGSWFDPALVETFDRVSRNLALWEELFSPDLESIVMEMEPLEHARPADDDRLDQVSRAFGKIIDAKSPYTYGHSQRVGDFTYALSKELDLPEDRCRWIRRGGFLHDVGKLGISNTILDKPGRLSGEEFEMVKNHARYTEEILVRIGVFRELSFIAGAHHERLDGGGYPRGLRAENIPVETRIITIADIFDALTEERPYRKALSDDQAFSIMEDMRNKALDSRILDLFMDWRKSRSPSPTTTAGVLSGKHI